One part of the Saprospiraceae bacterium genome encodes these proteins:
- a CDS encoding KUP/HAK/KT family potassium transporter, whose amino-acid sequence MKISGQHHKFSVGGLLVTLGIIFGDIGTSPLYVMQAITKGKIISPELVLGGVSCVLWTLIILTTVKYIYLALNADNKGEGGIFALYALVRRYNTSWVIYPAILGCATLIADGFITPPISISSAVEGITLIYPDIKTVPIVIGIIIAIFAFQQVGTQTVGITFGPIMFIWFTMIGILGFNQITNHLEVLAAFNPQYAINLLMNYPQGFWLLGAVFLCTTGGEALYSDLGHCGKLNIRISWSFVIVCLVLNYFGQAAWLLSNLNGQPLAEGQRIFFQLMPEWFLPIGIGIATISTIIASQALISGVFTLVNEAMKLHLWFRTRVNYPSTLKGQIYIPSINWFLMFGCIAVQLIFQTSENMEAAYGLAIIINMLMTTMLLSYYYKIRFHRTWIGLSLLIFYMCFETVFLISNIDKLAHGGWFTLTLTAIFATMVFVLYNAQKIRDKHTRFVQLKDFIPVLKDLQDDNTIQKEASHLVYLSMSESKQLIDSNIMYSILRKKPKRADVYWFVHVQILDEPYNKSFHVDTIVPKEVFFVHLRFGFKVEHRVNSMFHEIVDQMVASGEVSVKSPYPSIRKHHIDADFKFILLHTRVSADTELTGFEQWVVRTYRMIKKISLPAVEDFGLEMSNVEEEIVPILVGKKAEMHLEREH is encoded by the coding sequence CCTGAATTAGTTTTAGGAGGCGTTTCATGTGTTTTATGGACATTGATAATATTGACAACTGTCAAATATATTTATTTAGCTTTAAATGCAGATAATAAAGGCGAGGGTGGAATTTTCGCACTTTATGCATTGGTTCGTAGATATAATACGAGTTGGGTTATTTATCCTGCAATATTAGGCTGTGCCACCTTAATTGCAGATGGATTTATCACACCTCCTATTTCAATTTCTTCTGCGGTAGAAGGGATTACATTAATATATCCTGATATTAAAACGGTACCCATAGTCATTGGCATTATCATCGCAATTTTTGCTTTTCAACAAGTTGGAACACAAACTGTTGGCATCACATTTGGCCCTATAATGTTCATTTGGTTTACTATGATTGGAATTTTAGGTTTTAATCAAATAACCAATCACTTAGAAGTCTTAGCTGCTTTTAATCCGCAATATGCTATTAATTTATTAATGAATTACCCACAAGGATTTTGGCTACTTGGAGCTGTTTTTCTCTGTACTACTGGAGGGGAAGCCCTATATTCGGATTTAGGCCATTGTGGCAAATTAAACATTAGAATAAGTTGGAGTTTTGTTATTGTTTGCCTGGTTCTCAATTATTTTGGACAAGCTGCCTGGTTGCTTAGTAATCTGAATGGTCAACCATTGGCTGAAGGCCAGCGTATCTTTTTTCAACTTATGCCTGAATGGTTTTTGCCAATTGGAATTGGAATCGCAACCATTTCAACCATTATCGCAAGCCAGGCTTTAATTAGCGGGGTATTTACTTTGGTTAATGAAGCCATGAAACTTCATCTATGGTTTCGAACCCGGGTTAACTATCCATCCACTTTAAAAGGTCAAATTTATATACCAAGTATTAATTGGTTTTTAATGTTTGGATGTATTGCAGTTCAATTAATTTTTCAAACTTCGGAAAACATGGAAGCAGCCTATGGGCTTGCGATTATAATAAATATGTTGATGACGACTATGTTGTTGAGCTATTATTATAAAATTAGGTTTCATCGCACCTGGATCGGATTAAGTTTGCTTATCTTTTATATGTGTTTTGAAACTGTATTTTTAATATCGAATATTGATAAACTGGCACATGGTGGATGGTTCACATTGACTTTGACAGCAATTTTTGCGACTATGGTATTTGTATTATATAATGCCCAAAAAATTCGCGACAAGCATACCCGTTTTGTTCAGTTAAAAGATTTTATTCCTGTTTTAAAAGATTTACAAGACGATAATACAATTCAAAAAGAAGCTAGCCACTTGGTTTATCTAAGTATGTCTGAAAGTAAACAACTTATAGATTCCAATATTATGTATTCTATTTTGCGTAAAAAACCAAAACGAGCAGATGTTTATTGGTTTGTGCATGTACAGATTTTGGATGAACCTTATAATAAATCATTTCATGTAGATACCATTGTACCAAAAGAAGTATTTTTTGTGCACTTACGATTTGGTTTTAAAGTAGAACACAGAGTAAATTCAATGTTTCATGAAATCGTTGATCAAATGGTCGCGAGTGGAGAGGTAAGTGTGAAAAGTCCTTATCCTTCTATCCGAAAACACCATATTGATGCCGATTTCAAATTTATACTTTTACACACCAGAGTTTCCGCCGATACTGAATTAACCGGTTTCGAGCAATGGGTTGTAAGAACGTATCGCATGATTAAAAAAATCAGTCTACCAGCTGTTGAAGATTTTGGACTTGAAATGTCCAATGTAGAAGAAGAAATCGTGCCTATTCTTGTTGGCAAAAAAGCAGAGATGCATTTAGAACGCGAACACTAA